Proteins co-encoded in one Dendropsophus ebraccatus isolate aDenEbr1 chromosome 9, aDenEbr1.pat, whole genome shotgun sequence genomic window:
- the ERICH2 gene encoding glutamate-rich protein 2 isoform X2, protein MSRAEGWGSADKVNLSKALGKLEVLDPEDNDIPKTRISMSPVSHSQSPEFTKKRPISFQNGKLQVLGPEEEVVIHPYDAAARPGSAPGRQGTAGRRSYIPTKHIPLCTVKPLAHSINIPDYTTATSMQADKAEDDKTQMASSMGRDSDEKETTGPQSLAIHNGNIKGRLEESSDEDESDDETVRAPIQLLAEFITAIMEEDYQVAQKLCKMKQQESSEDEDSEDSDEETDEETDEDTSDTDDEDENHCSANHIS, encoded by the exons ATGAGCAG GGCTGAGGGCTGGGGATCAGCTGACAAAGTCAACCTGAGCAAG GCCTTGGGAAAGCTGGAAGTTCTTGACCCAGAAG ATAATGACATCCCAAAAACAAGAATATCAATGTCTCC AGTGAGTCATTCTCAGAGTCCAGAATTTACAAAAAAG CGACCTATAAGCTTTCAAAATGGCAAACTACAAGTGTTGGGACCTGAAG AGGAAGTAGTTATCCATCCCTATGATGCAGCAGCAAG ACCTGGCAGCGCACCTGGAAGACAAGGAACAGCAGGAAGAAGAAGTTACATCCCTACAAAACACATCCCACTCTGTACAGTAAAGCCTTTAGCACACAG CATCAATATTCCAGATTACACTACTGCCACCAGCATGCAGGCTGACAAGGCAGAAGATGATAAAACACAGATGGCATCATCCATGGGAAGAGACTCCG ATGAAAAGGAAACTACAGGACCTCAATCATTGGCTATTCATAACGGCAACATCAAAGGACGTCTGGAGGAGTCTAGTGATGAAGATGAGAGCGATGATGAAACCGTCCGCGCTCCCATCCAGCTTCTAGCGGAG TTTATCACTGCTATAATGGAAGAGGATTACCAGGTGGCACAGAAACTGTGTAAGATGA AACAACAGGAAAGCAGTGAAGATGAGGACAGCGAAGATTCAGATGAGGAAACAGATGAAGAGACAGATGAAGACACCAGTGATACAGATGACGAAGATGAAAACCATTGTTCTGCCAACCACATTTCATAA
- the ERICH2 gene encoding glutamate-rich protein 2 isoform X1 encodes MSRAEGWGSADKVNLSKALGKLEVLDPEDNDIPKTRISMSPVSHSQSPEFTKKRPISFQNGKLQVLGPEEEVVIHPYDAAARPGSAPGRQGTAGRRSYIPTKHIPLCTVKPLAHSINIPDYTTATSMQADKAEDDKTQMASSMGRDSDEKETTGPQSLAIHNGNIKGRLEESSDEDESDDETVRAPIQLLAEFITAIMEEDYQVAQKLCKMILIYEPENPEAKRFSPLIEEMLQIEQQESSEDEDSEDSDEETDEETDEDTSDTDDEDENHCSANHIS; translated from the exons ATGAGCAG GGCTGAGGGCTGGGGATCAGCTGACAAAGTCAACCTGAGCAAG GCCTTGGGAAAGCTGGAAGTTCTTGACCCAGAAG ATAATGACATCCCAAAAACAAGAATATCAATGTCTCC AGTGAGTCATTCTCAGAGTCCAGAATTTACAAAAAAG CGACCTATAAGCTTTCAAAATGGCAAACTACAAGTGTTGGGACCTGAAG AGGAAGTAGTTATCCATCCCTATGATGCAGCAGCAAG ACCTGGCAGCGCACCTGGAAGACAAGGAACAGCAGGAAGAAGAAGTTACATCCCTACAAAACACATCCCACTCTGTACAGTAAAGCCTTTAGCACACAG CATCAATATTCCAGATTACACTACTGCCACCAGCATGCAGGCTGACAAGGCAGAAGATGATAAAACACAGATGGCATCATCCATGGGAAGAGACTCCG ATGAAAAGGAAACTACAGGACCTCAATCATTGGCTATTCATAACGGCAACATCAAAGGACGTCTGGAGGAGTCTAGTGATGAAGATGAGAGCGATGATGAAACCGTCCGCGCTCCCATCCAGCTTCTAGCGGAG TTTATCACTGCTATAATGGAAGAGGATTACCAGGTGGCACAGAAACTGTGTAAGATGA TTCTGATTTATGAACCAGAAAATCCTGAGGCCAAACGGTTTTCACCTCTCATTGAGGAAATGCTGCAGATTG AACAACAGGAAAGCAGTGAAGATGAGGACAGCGAAGATTCAGATGAGGAAACAGATGAAGAGACAGATGAAGACACCAGTGATACAGATGACGAAGATGAAAACCATTGTTCTGCCAACCACATTTCATAA